One window of the Triticum dicoccoides isolate Atlit2015 ecotype Zavitan chromosome 3B, WEW_v2.0, whole genome shotgun sequence genome contains the following:
- the LOC119278650 gene encoding DNA-binding protein EMBP-1-like, with amino-acid sequence MPRGRCRRRPRTQQHGLVAAGPGAAYGAPVPFPMYHHPAAAYYAHAHASMAAGVPYMAGESASAAGKGKRVGKTRRVPSGEINSSSGSGDAGSQGSSEKGDTGANQKGSSSSAKRRKSGAANTEDGLSVITNHNSWIQGEPSQAATVQNAVTEPPLEDKERSTSKLLVLAPGRAALTSAAPNLNIGMDPLSASPSSIVQGEVNAAASSQSNASLSQMV; translated from the exons ATGCCGCGTGGCCGCTGCCGCCGCAGGCCCAG GACGCAGCAGCACGGCCTGGTGGCGGCCGGGCCGGGGGCCGCGTATGGCGCGCCGGTGCCGTTCCCCATGTACCACCACCCCGCGGCGGCGTACTACGCGCACGCGCACGCCTCCATGGCCGCG GGGGTGCCTTACATGGCCGGCGAGTCTGCCTCGGCGGCAGGGAAAGGGAAGAGGGTGGGGAAGACACGACGTGTCCCTTCCGGCGAGATCAATTCCAGCTCCGGGAG CGGCGATGCCGGGAGCCAGGGGTCATCGGAGAAGGGAGATACGGGCGCCAATCAGAAG GGCTCATCATCATCTGCGAAGAGGAGGAAGTCCGGCGCTGCAAATACAGAAGATGGGTTATCAGTTATCACAAACCATAATTCCTGGATACAAG GTGAGCCATCTCAGGCTGCCACAGTGCAGAATGCTGTAACCGAGCCGCCATTGGAAGACAAGGAGAGGTCTACATCCAAACTGTTAGTTTTGGCACCTGGGAGGGCGGCACTCACCAGTGCTGCACCGAACTTGAATATTGGGATGGATCCCTTGAGCGCTTCTCCATCCTCCATAGTACAGGGGGAGGTGAATGCCGCAGCTTCTTCCCAGAGTAACGCTTCACTGTCTCAGATGGTATAG